A part of Halobaculum sp. MBLA0143 genomic DNA contains:
- a CDS encoding MBL fold metallo-hydrolase encodes MLPDSVHDLTVTGRQSDRELTIHPVAVDTPTGLVLVDTALPGQTDELADALAAVGRGFDDVAGVFLTHQDGDHAGCLADVRERVTAARGTEPTVYAHVADAPYVDGRAEPIKSDGDRYPPAAVDVEVVDGVVFRTDAGPMRVIETPGHTPGHVSLYLPDEHLLLAGDALTTDDDGLAGPAEAFTPETETAAESVAALSELTFDTVHCFHGGSVAATAVDAADVADELQ; translated from the coding sequence ATGCTCCCCGACAGCGTCCACGACCTCACCGTGACCGGGCGACAAAGTGACCGCGAACTGACGATCCACCCCGTCGCCGTCGACACGCCGACCGGGCTCGTACTCGTCGACACCGCACTCCCGGGGCAGACTGACGAGCTGGCAGACGCGCTGGCGGCCGTCGGCCGCGGCTTCGACGACGTCGCTGGCGTGTTCCTCACCCACCAAGACGGCGACCACGCCGGCTGTCTGGCCGACGTGCGCGAACGGGTGACAGCGGCTCGTGGAACCGAGCCGACCGTGTACGCCCACGTCGCCGACGCGCCGTACGTCGACGGCCGGGCGGAGCCGATCAAGTCCGACGGGGATCGGTACCCTCCGGCGGCGGTCGACGTGGAGGTGGTCGACGGCGTCGTCTTCCGGACGGACGCCGGGCCGATGCGGGTGATCGAGACGCCGGGTCACACTCCCGGACACGTCTCGCTGTACCTCCCGGACGAACACCTGCTGCTGGCGGGTGACGCGCTCACCACGGACGACGACGGACTCGCCGGACCGGCAGAGGCGTTCACGCCCGAGACGGAGACGGCCGCCGAGTCGGTCGCGGCGCTGTCGGAGCTGACGTTCGACACGGTCCACTGTTTCCACGGCGGCAGCGTCGCCGCGACAGCGGTCGACGCGGCCGACGTCGCCGACGAGCTCCAGTAG
- a CDS encoding deoxyribodipyrimidine photo-lyase, producing MRLFWHRRDLRAADNRGLAAAAEAGPVVPVFVFDDAVLEHAGPPRVRFMLDALSALREWYRDHGSDLVTVRGDPREELPALAAAHDAEAVHWNEDYSGLARERDAAVRRALADADVGRHDHQDLVHHEPGSITTNAGDPYSVFTYFWKKWRDRGKEDPLPAPDTSDLADVSGDPLPSIEDLGFSEPEATVQPAGTEYARQRLDAFLDEAVYDYEDRRDYPADENTSRLSTDLKWGTIGVREVYEKTAEARAQVAGDDADSVEEFQSQLAWREFYTQVLWAHPHVVSDNYKEYEQEIGWRTGSRAQQDLQAWKDGLTGYPIVDAGMRQLRQEAYMHNRVRMIVASFLTKDLLIDWREGYDWFREKLADHDTANDNGGWQWAASTGTDAQPYFRIFNPMTQGERYDPDAEYIAEYVPELEGVPADDVHSWHELSVGRRREVAPEYPDPVVDHSEMREEALEMFERARGEYEEGTAD from the coding sequence ATGCGACTGTTCTGGCACCGCCGGGATCTCCGTGCGGCAGACAATCGCGGACTGGCGGCCGCCGCCGAGGCCGGGCCGGTCGTCCCCGTGTTCGTGTTCGACGACGCCGTCTTGGAGCACGCCGGGCCGCCGCGGGTCCGGTTCATGCTGGACGCGCTGTCGGCGCTCCGGGAGTGGTACCGCGACCACGGTTCGGACCTGGTGACCGTCCGGGGTGACCCACGCGAGGAACTGCCGGCGCTGGCGGCCGCCCACGACGCCGAGGCGGTCCACTGGAACGAAGACTACTCCGGGCTGGCCCGCGAGCGCGACGCCGCCGTCCGACGGGCGCTGGCCGACGCCGACGTGGGCCGTCACGACCACCAGGATCTGGTCCACCACGAGCCCGGGTCGATCACCACTAACGCCGGCGACCCCTACTCCGTGTTCACGTACTTCTGGAAGAAGTGGCGTGACCGCGGCAAGGAGGACCCCCTGCCCGCGCCGGACACGAGCGACCTCGCGGACGTGTCCGGCGACCCACTCCCGTCCATCGAGGACCTGGGCTTCTCGGAGCCGGAGGCGACCGTCCAGCCCGCCGGAACCGAGTACGCCCGCCAACGGCTCGACGCCTTTCTGGACGAGGCCGTCTACGACTACGAAGACCGCCGGGACTACCCCGCAGACGAGAACACCTCGCGGCTGTCGACGGATCTGAAGTGGGGCACCATCGGCGTGCGGGAGGTGTACGAGAAGACCGCCGAGGCGAGAGCCCAGGTCGCCGGCGACGACGCCGACTCCGTCGAGGAGTTCCAGTCACAGTTGGCCTGGCGGGAGTTCTACACCCAGGTGCTGTGGGCGCACCCGCACGTCGTCTCGGACAACTACAAGGAGTACGAACAGGAGATCGGCTGGCGCACCGGATCGCGGGCACAGCAGGATCTCCAGGCCTGGAAGGACGGCCTCACGGGCTACCCCATCGTCGACGCGGGGATGCGACAGCTCCGCCAGGAGGCGTACATGCACAACCGCGTCCGGATGATCGTCGCCTCCTTCCTCACGAAGGACCTCCTGATCGACTGGCGCGAGGGGTACGACTGGTTCCGAGAGAAGCTGGCGGATCACGACACCGCCAACGACAACGGCGGCTGGCAGTGGGCCGCCTCCACCGGGACGGACGCTCAGCCGTACTTCCGGATCTTCAACCCGATGACGCAGGGGGAGCGCTACGACCCCGACGCGGAGTACATCGCCGAGTACGTTCCGGAGCTAGAGGGCGTGCCCGCCGACGACGTTCACTCCTGGCACGAACTGTCCGTCGGCCGGCGCCGCGAGGTGGCGCCGGAGTACCCCGATCCCGTGGTCGACCACTCCGAGATGCGCGAGGAGGCGTTAGAGATGTTCGAGCGCGCTCGCGGGGAGTACGAGGAGGGGACGGCGGACTGA
- a CDS encoding DUF5827 family protein — protein MPRPKSEFDDLYPCDFYTPTELLESGQMYTVYEIARLLQDLEADAELEPGEEEILLDWAIPWLLSHGDDLVIAEPPTDADPGFYGLREDGDLPGES, from the coding sequence GTGCCACGTCCGAAATCCGAGTTCGACGACCTGTACCCCTGTGACTTCTACACCCCGACGGAGCTGTTGGAGTCGGGTCAGATGTACACCGTCTACGAGATCGCCCGGCTGCTCCAGGATCTGGAGGCGGACGCGGAGCTAGAGCCCGGCGAGGAGGAGATCCTGCTGGACTGGGCGATCCCGTGGCTGCTGTCTCACGGCGACGACCTGGTGATCGCAGAGCCGCCGACGGACGCCGACCCGGGCTTCTACGGGCTGCGGGAGGACGGCGACCTCCCGGGCGAGTCGTGA
- a CDS encoding ATPase: MRLLVAGGDRVDAGKTTFAVGLAARLDDPLAVKPRAGNDLWFDHDDAVRALSAGRLYGKDAARLAAATDADGPEAINAVHRLWRPTPGRTGMLGETDRTFLADRVATGDGDRVVVNDRVDLPGAVRDLADDPVRVDDVAAFNDAMADWHLDALSRLGERVRTADRPVIVESYADVADPLRAPTYDAVAVVEPGRCRVYDGRRWEIAREAAGDRADGRLEQRVAGVTDGLEPLSTHDLRPLSSEARTNPAAVADANHDAYDGLLAAV; this comes from the coding sequence GTGAGGCTACTCGTCGCCGGCGGCGACCGCGTCGACGCCGGGAAGACCACGTTCGCCGTCGGGCTCGCGGCCCGGCTGGACGACCCGTTGGCGGTCAAGCCCCGCGCCGGCAACGACCTGTGGTTCGACCACGACGACGCCGTCCGGGCGCTGTCGGCGGGTCGACTGTACGGTAAAGACGCCGCCCGGCTCGCGGCGGCGACGGACGCCGACGGCCCGGAGGCGATCAACGCCGTCCACCGGCTGTGGCGGCCCACGCCCGGTCGGACCGGGATGCTCGGCGAGACCGACCGGACGTTCCTGGCCGACCGCGTCGCCACCGGCGACGGCGACCGGGTCGTCGTCAACGACCGTGTCGATCTCCCGGGGGCCGTCCGCGACCTCGCCGACGACCCCGTCCGGGTCGACGACGTCGCCGCGTTCAACGACGCGATGGCCGACTGGCACCTGGACGCGCTCTCGCGGCTGGGCGAACGAGTCCGAACGGCCGACCGCCCCGTGATCGTGGAGTCGTACGCCGACGTGGCCGACCCGTTGCGGGCGCCGACGTACGACGCCGTCGCCGTCGTAGAGCCCGGTCGGTGTCGGGTGTACGACGGCCGTCGGTGGGAGATCGCCCGCGAGGCCGCCGGTGATCGCGCCGACGGTCGGTTGGAACAACGCGTCGCAGGCGTCACCGACGGGCTCGAACCCCTGTCGACACACGACCTCCGGCCGTTGTCGTCCGAGGCCCGCACGAACCCCGCAGCCGTCGCGGACGCCAACCACGACGCCTACGACGGACTGTTGGCGGCCGTCTGA
- the sod gene encoding superoxide dismutase translates to MTDYELDPLPYDYDALEPHISEQVLTWHHDTHHQGYVNGWNSADETLAANREEHDFSGSAGAIRDVTHNSSGHILHDLFWQNMSPEGGDAPDGELADRIEEDFGSYEAWEGEFRAAASDASGWALLVYDTFSNQLRNVVVDNHDEGAVWGGHPVLALDVWEHSYYYDYGPDRGDFVDNFFEVVDWEEPSARFEQAVELFE, encoded by the coding sequence ATGACTGACTACGAACTCGACCCACTCCCGTACGACTACGACGCACTGGAACCGCACATCTCCGAGCAGGTGCTGACGTGGCATCACGACACCCACCACCAAGGCTACGTCAACGGCTGGAACAGCGCCGACGAGACGCTGGCCGCGAACCGCGAGGAACACGACTTCTCCGGCTCGGCCGGCGCCATCCGTGACGTCACCCACAACTCCTCGGGCCACATCCTCCACGACCTCTTCTGGCAGAACATGTCGCCGGAGGGCGGCGACGCGCCGGACGGGGAGCTCGCCGACCGCATCGAGGAGGACTTCGGCTCGTACGAGGCCTGGGAGGGTGAGTTCCGTGCTGCCGCCAGCGACGCCTCCGGCTGGGCGCTCTTGGTGTACGACACCTTCTCCAACCAACTCCGGAACGTGGTCGTCGACAACCACGACGAGGGTGCGGTCTGGGGTGGACACCCGGTCCTCGCGCTCGACGTCTGGGAGCACTCCTACTACTACGACTACGGCCCGGACCGCGGCGACTTCGTGGACAACTTCTTCGAGGTCGTCGACTGGGAGGAGCCGAGCGCTCGGTTCGAGCAGGCCGTCGAGCTGTTCGAGTAA
- a CDS encoding MBL fold metallo-hydrolase encodes MITNLATDAAGMTSNAFLVTGEPGGRARETADGETGRRVLVDCGANYDAVAAVREHVDDLDGVVLTHTHPDHVGTLPELREAFGVETVGFDPSHDAVDAELPDGDTVEAGTATFETLHTPGHKDDHLCLFDRDSGVLFAGDLVFADGAFGRTDLPEGDRETLIDSIQRLREWVGDDLTAVYTGHGPPIETEPGASLELSVRAAKL; translated from the coding sequence GTGATCACGAACTTGGCGACGGACGCAGCGGGGATGACGAGCAACGCCTTCCTGGTGACTGGCGAGCCGGGTGGACGCGCGCGAGAGACGGCAGACGGGGAGACGGGCCGTCGGGTCCTCGTCGACTGTGGAGCCAACTACGACGCCGTCGCGGCCGTCCGCGAGCACGTCGACGACCTGGACGGGGTCGTGCTCACCCACACTCACCCGGACCACGTCGGCACGCTGCCGGAACTACGGGAGGCGTTCGGCGTCGAGACGGTCGGGTTCGACCCGAGCCACGACGCGGTGGACGCGGAACTGCCGGACGGCGACACCGTCGAAGCCGGGACCGCGACGTTCGAGACGCTGCACACGCCCGGCCACAAGGACGACCACCTGTGTCTGTTCGACCGCGACAGCGGCGTGTTGTTCGCCGGCGACCTGGTGTTCGCGGACGGCGCCTTCGGCCGGACGGACCTCCCGGAGGGTGACCGGGAGACGCTGATCGACAGTATCCAACGACTGCGGGAGTGGGTCGGCGACGATCTGACGGCGGTGTACACGGGGCACGGCCCACCCATCGAGACGGAGCCCGGCGCGAGTCTGGAGCTGTCGGTGCGTGCGGCGAAGCTGTGA
- a CDS encoding DUF5059 domain-containing protein — MQRDRRRFLIGAGAGLTAALAGCNTQSEEETTATESAADGESTGTDAATDGAAATSVGAATAVAAEWTAMRARLFDAVALAAAGRPAAGAAVTQSVFARFENASGEWGAHEQLEHTNADNYETFEANLSRLSEALSAGEVAEAREAAVAASDNLRAAALGRTDQPTAHALELQLLGTHVRNAGLLAAAGHTDGAVAVGQATLTAFEQAAVHDAVEETAPEAYETFEGELKATVAAAEAGDGAAAHEASEASLSAAVEGSYALADAQTAGAGELAVAQARAFDATAVSSLGGPGVGLAHATTLTSYRAQAYDAVRLADAGETDAASALLREVFADFEGATAHDPFEEADAESYEAFERGLSALRSAVENGEATAEPLATVDESLLAGVTALGGQQATTLEAAFFRARFSDARQAYATGDGETAAALAESLFERFEQNEAGVHEALEETSAELYESFEDEHLSGLIEAFRAGDDEAVATHYDGVQSALFEFQTQFAGTAAVSAAGAAYMDARVFDGVAAAHVGDGERGASLVGSAFEYFESGAGGFHEALEEADAETYETFESELGAVRSAIESDGDATAAGLAFHDRAVAAATAVVGAGTGGSLDGLPGTAAQATFQAFEAARVHETLEEADGETYESFEAALGEFVGAVQDGGDAAGAVSTFADHAARAQFAVVGGLGKAPAVAGASMDSGESDESEASGDTEYEGGPNVVSADEVPEDATVVDLQAVAFTPETVTVSAGDTIAFVHAGGEAHNVVAYADQTPEGAPEWNSAGADSESAAVEAWEEGRGAVVSGRAYVRTFETVGEHGYYCTPHEMAGMVGTVIVEE, encoded by the coding sequence GTGCAACGAGACAGACGGCGGTTCCTGATCGGTGCCGGTGCGGGACTGACTGCGGCGCTGGCGGGCTGTAACACACAGAGCGAGGAGGAGACGACGGCGACGGAGTCCGCGGCGGACGGCGAGTCGACGGGGACGGACGCGGCGACGGACGGCGCGGCGGCCACGAGCGTCGGCGCGGCGACGGCGGTCGCCGCCGAGTGGACGGCGATGCGGGCTCGGCTGTTCGACGCCGTCGCGCTGGCGGCGGCCGGCCGGCCGGCCGCCGGCGCCGCCGTCACCCAGTCCGTGTTCGCTCGCTTCGAGAACGCGAGCGGGGAGTGGGGCGCCCACGAGCAGTTAGAACATACGAACGCCGACAACTACGAGACGTTCGAGGCGAATCTCTCCAGGCTGTCGGAGGCGTTGTCGGCGGGCGAGGTCGCCGAGGCCCGCGAGGCGGCCGTCGCCGCGAGCGACAACCTCCGCGCGGCGGCGTTAGGTCGGACGGACCAACCGACCGCTCACGCCCTCGAACTCCAACTGCTGGGCACCCACGTCCGCAACGCCGGACTGCTGGCGGCCGCCGGTCACACGGACGGCGCCGTCGCGGTCGGGCAGGCGACGCTGACGGCGTTCGAGCAGGCCGCGGTCCACGACGCCGTCGAGGAGACCGCACCGGAGGCGTACGAGACGTTCGAGGGTGAGCTGAAGGCGACCGTCGCGGCCGCCGAGGCCGGCGACGGCGCGGCCGCCCACGAGGCGAGCGAGGCGTCGCTGTCGGCGGCGGTCGAGGGGTCGTACGCGCTGGCGGACGCCCAGACGGCCGGCGCCGGCGAACTCGCGGTCGCACAGGCCCGGGCGTTCGACGCGACGGCGGTGTCGAGCCTCGGCGGCCCCGGCGTCGGACTCGCACACGCGACGACGCTGACGAGCTACCGGGCGCAGGCCTACGACGCCGTCCGGCTGGCCGACGCCGGCGAGACCGATGCTGCCTCCGCGCTGTTGCGCGAGGTGTTCGCGGACTTCGAGGGCGCGACCGCTCACGACCCGTTCGAGGAGGCGGACGCGGAGTCGTACGAGGCGTTCGAGCGCGGGCTGTCGGCGCTCCGGTCGGCCGTCGAGAACGGCGAGGCGACGGCCGAGCCCCTGGCGACCGTCGACGAGAGTCTGCTCGCGGGCGTCACCGCGCTCGGGGGCCAGCAGGCGACGACGCTGGAGGCCGCCTTCTTCCGGGCTCGTTTCTCTGACGCCCGGCAGGCGTACGCGACCGGCGACGGCGAGACGGCCGCGGCGCTGGCAGAGTCGTTGTTCGAGCGGTTCGAGCAGAACGAGGCGGGAGTCCACGAGGCCTTAGAGGAGACCAGCGCGGAGCTGTACGAGTCGTTCGAGGACGAACACCTCTCCGGGCTGATCGAGGCGTTCCGCGCGGGCGACGACGAGGCCGTGGCGACCCACTACGACGGCGTCCAGTCGGCGTTGTTCGAGTTCCAGACGCAGTTCGCCGGCACGGCGGCCGTTTCGGCCGCGGGGGCGGCGTACATGGACGCTCGCGTCTTCGACGGCGTCGCCGCCGCGCACGTCGGCGACGGCGAGCGGGGCGCGAGTCTCGTCGGCTCCGCGTTCGAGTACTTCGAGTCCGGCGCCGGCGGCTTCCACGAGGCGTTAGAGGAGGCGGACGCGGAGACGTACGAGACGTTCGAGTCGGAGTTGGGCGCCGTCCGGTCGGCGATCGAGTCCGACGGCGACGCCACCGCCGCGGGGCTGGCGTTCCACGACCGGGCGGTCGCCGCGGCGACGGCGGTCGTCGGCGCCGGCACGGGCGGCTCCCTCGACGGACTCCCGGGGACGGCCGCGCAGGCGACGTTCCAGGCGTTCGAGGCGGCTCGCGTCCACGAGACGTTGGAGGAGGCGGACGGTGAGACGTACGAGTCGTTCGAGGCCGCGCTCGGCGAGTTCGTCGGCGCCGTGCAGGACGGCGGCGACGCCGCGGGCGCCGTCTCGACGTTCGCCGATCACGCCGCCCGCGCGCAGTTCGCGGTCGTCGGCGGGCTGGGGAAGGCACCGGCCGTCGCCGGCGCGTCGATGGACTCCGGAGAGTCCGACGAATCGGAGGCGTCTGGCGACACGGAGTACGAGGGCGGCCCGAACGTCGTGAGTGCCGACGAGGTGCCGGAGGACGCGACCGTCGTCGACCTACAGGCGGTCGCGTTCACACCGGAGACGGTCACCGTCTCGGCGGGCGATACGATCGCGTTCGTCCACGCCGGGGGCGAGGCGCACAACGTCGTCGCCTACGCCGACCAGACTCCCGAGGGCGCGCCGGAGTGGAACTCCGCGGGCGCCGACTCGGAGTCGGCCGCCGTCGAGGCCTGGGAGGAGGGACGGGGAGCCGTCGTCTCCGGACGGGCGTACGTCCGGACGTTCGAGACCGTCGGCGAACACGGCTACTACTGCACCCCTCACGAGATGGCCGGCATGGTCGGGACGGTGATCGTCGAGGAGTGA
- a CDS encoding MTAP family purine nucleoside phosphorylase gives MTIGFIGGSGIYDALPLHDTRTVSVDTPYGEPSTDLEIGAFGDTGEEVVFLPRHGPDHQLSPTHLPYRANIYALAQQGVDYVIASNAVGSLQEELAPETLVIPDQIYDETKHRELSFYGDGVVVHQSFAEPYSPELAAHLAESAREATDTEVVEDGTYVCIEGPQYATQAESEFYHDQGWELIGMTTIPEAKLAREAEMAYATIAGVTDYDVWRGKMDDRLGEVLEHAKHNERAIKATVEHAIRHFPEDVEPDAHTALEGTINTPAEAIPAETRDRVDPLLGEYLDD, from the coding sequence ATGACAATCGGCTTCATCGGTGGGAGCGGTATCTACGACGCGCTCCCGCTGCACGACACGCGGACCGTCTCCGTCGACACGCCGTACGGCGAGCCGTCGACGGACCTGGAGATCGGCGCGTTCGGCGACACCGGCGAGGAGGTGGTGTTCCTCCCTCGCCACGGCCCGGACCACCAGCTGTCGCCCACGCACCTCCCGTACCGGGCGAACATCTACGCGCTGGCCCAGCAGGGGGTCGACTACGTGATCGCCAGCAACGCCGTCGGCTCGCTCCAGGAGGAGCTGGCGCCGGAGACGCTCGTGATCCCGGACCAGATCTACGACGAGACGAAACACCGGGAGCTGTCCTTCTACGGCGACGGCGTCGTCGTCCACCAGTCGTTCGCGGAGCCGTACTCCCCAGAGCTGGCGGCCCACCTCGCGGAGTCGGCCCGCGAGGCGACGGACACCGAGGTGGTGGAGGACGGCACCTACGTCTGTATCGAGGGGCCACAGTACGCCACGCAGGCGGAGTCGGAGTTCTACCACGACCAGGGCTGGGAGCTGATCGGGATGACGACGATCCCGGAGGCGAAGCTGGCCCGCGAGGCCGAGATGGCGTACGCGACGATCGCCGGCGTGACGGACTACGACGTCTGGCGCGGCAAGATGGACGACCGGCTGGGCGAGGTGCTGGAGCACGCGAAACACAACGAACGCGCGATCAAAGCGACCGTCGAGCACGCGATTCGACACTTCCCCGAGGACGTGGAGCCGGACGCACACACGGCGCTGGAGGGGACGATCAACACCCCCGCGGAGGCGATTCCGGCGGAGACCCGCGACCGGGTCGATCCGTTGCTCGGGGAGTACCTCGACGACTGA
- a CDS encoding peroxiredoxin: MLDTGTQAPTFELEDQDGETVSLSEFDGQRVVVYFYPRADTPGCTREAQAFDERLAEFADHDVAVLGVSDDSVPDLADFEQKHALGVTLLSDPEGAVASAYDSYGERKIGDRRMEITSRNTYLIGPDGEIERAYEGVSPEEHPEEVLADAAELAGED; this comes from the coding sequence GTGCTCGACACTGGAACCCAGGCGCCGACGTTCGAGTTGGAGGATCAGGACGGCGAGACGGTCTCGCTGTCGGAGTTCGACGGCCAGCGAGTCGTCGTCTACTTCTATCCCCGTGCCGACACGCCGGGGTGTACGCGGGAGGCACAGGCGTTCGACGAACGGCTCGCCGAGTTCGCCGACCACGACGTGGCCGTCCTCGGCGTCAGCGACGACTCGGTCCCCGACTTGGCCGACTTCGAGCAGAAACACGCACTCGGGGTGACGCTGTTGTCCGACCCGGAGGGGGCCGTCGCCTCCGCGTACGACTCCTACGGCGAACGGAAAATCGGCGACCGACGGATGGAGATCACGAGCCGCAACACGTACCTGATCGGTCCGGACGGGGAGATCGAACGGGCCTACGAGGGTGTCTCGCCGGAGGAACACCCCGAGGAGGTGCTCGCCGACGCCGCCGAACTCGCGGGCGAGGACTGA
- a CDS encoding M24 family metallopeptidase yields MTDATPPERRTRAAQERLRAHGDDAAVLFPSHNLTYATGFSEEPGERHLLAFLPADGDPVFLVPELYDSQVRRATWIDDVRTWSDDGDPAARIADLVAELDLDGGHVLVDDTMHARFTQDLRTAAPDATFGLASEVFAPLRVRKDDAELAALRRAAEAADAVVRDLRERGSELVGETERAVAGLIEDRLAAHGGDGVSFGPTVGAGPNGAMPHHTYGDREIQAGEPVVLDFGTRIDGYPSDQTRTLVFGDEPSDRVREVHDLVCRAQQAAVDAVAPGVTAGEVDAAARDPIEAAGYGDQFVHRTGHGVGLAVHEEPYIVADSDCELEPGMVFSVEPGVYLDDEFGVRIEDLVVVTEEGCERLNETVRGLGVN; encoded by the coding sequence GTGACAGACGCCACGCCACCGGAGCGACGCACTCGCGCGGCCCAGGAGCGACTGCGCGCTCACGGCGACGACGCGGCCGTGTTGTTCCCCAGCCACAACCTCACCTACGCGACCGGGTTCAGCGAGGAGCCGGGCGAGCGGCACCTCCTGGCGTTCCTCCCGGCCGACGGCGACCCCGTGTTCCTCGTGCCGGAGCTGTACGACAGTCAGGTTCGGCGGGCGACGTGGATCGACGACGTTCGCACCTGGAGCGACGACGGCGACCCCGCCGCGCGGATCGCGGACCTGGTCGCGGAACTGGACCTGGACGGCGGCCACGTCCTCGTCGACGACACGATGCACGCCCGATTCACCCAGGATCTCCGGACGGCGGCGCCCGACGCCACCTTCGGACTGGCCTCGGAGGTGTTCGCCCCGCTCCGGGTCCGGAAGGACGACGCCGAACTGGCCGCGCTCCGGCGGGCGGCCGAGGCGGCCGACGCCGTCGTCCGTGACCTCCGCGAGCGCGGGTCGGAGTTGGTCGGGGAGACGGAGCGGGCCGTCGCGGGACTGATCGAGGACCGACTCGCCGCTCACGGCGGTGACGGCGTCTCCTTCGGGCCCACCGTCGGCGCCGGCCCGAACGGCGCGATGCCACACCACACATACGGCGACCGCGAGATCCAGGCGGGCGAGCCGGTCGTGTTGGACTTCGGCACCCGGATCGACGGCTACCCTTCCGACCAGACCCGGACGCTCGTCTTCGGCGACGAGCCGAGCGACCGCGTCCGCGAGGTTCACGACCTCGTCTGTCGCGCCCAGCAGGCCGCCGTCGACGCCGTCGCGCCCGGGGTGACGGCCGGCGAGGTCGACGCCGCCGCCCGCGACCCCATCGAAGCCGCGGGCTACGGCGACCAGTTCGTCCACCGCACGGGCCACGGCGTCGGCTTGGCCGTCCACGAGGAGCCGTACATCGTCGCCGACAGTGACTGCGAACTGGAGCCGGGAATGGTGTTCAGCGTCGAGCCTGGGGTGTACCTCGACGACGAGTTCGGCGTCCGGATCGAGGACTTGGTGGTAGTGACCGAAGAGGGGTGTGAGCGGCTGAACGAGACTGTGCGGGGACTTGGAGTGAACTAA